The proteins below are encoded in one region of Segatella copri:
- a CDS encoding relaxase/mobilization nuclease domain-containing protein, whose amino-acid sequence MIGKLKKGSSFGGCIRYVTGKDEAKIIASDGVLLGTNAEITQSFELQRQLNPRIKKPVGHIALSFKPEDKPRLTDEFMAKIALEYMQMMDITDTQFIIVRHHNTDNPHCHIVYNRINNEGKLISDAHDYRRNEQVTKALKSKYGLTYGTDKSKTNTRKLRNAERAKYEIHNAVKDALKVVENWQKFKNELAKRGVHLEFVYKDKERTKVQGIRFSKDGYSFKGTQISRGYSFGKLNARFEGTENLLSARAKSAQQYEQGNHKNNQEPSISESSQDPWDGISSIGLFAPANAQTFEQFPEDESSKKKKKKRRRGFSL is encoded by the coding sequence ATGATAGGCAAGCTAAAGAAGGGCAGCTCATTTGGTGGTTGCATCCGCTATGTTACAGGCAAGGACGAGGCGAAAATCATCGCCTCGGATGGTGTGTTACTCGGCACGAATGCCGAGATAACGCAAAGTTTCGAGCTACAGAGGCAACTAAATCCAAGGATTAAGAAGCCTGTGGGGCACATAGCTTTGAGCTTCAAGCCCGAGGACAAGCCACGTTTGACGGATGAATTCATGGCTAAGATTGCCCTTGAATATATGCAGATGATGGACATCACTGATACCCAATTCATCATCGTAAGGCATCACAACACAGACAATCCACATTGCCATATCGTGTACAATCGCATCAATAACGAGGGCAAACTCATATCAGACGCCCACGATTACAGGCGTAATGAGCAAGTGACCAAGGCTCTAAAATCCAAGTATGGATTGACTTACGGAACAGACAAGAGCAAGACTAACACTCGCAAATTACGCAATGCTGAGCGTGCCAAATATGAGATTCACAATGCAGTCAAGGATGCCTTGAAAGTCGTAGAAAATTGGCAAAAGTTCAAGAATGAACTTGCAAAACGAGGTGTTCACTTAGAGTTTGTCTATAAAGACAAGGAGCGAACCAAGGTACAAGGCATCCGTTTCAGCAAGGATGGATATAGCTTCAAAGGTACGCAGATTAGCCGAGGCTATAGCTTTGGCAAGCTGAATGCGAGATTTGAGGGAACGGAGAACCTTTTATCAGCAAGAGCCAAATCTGCTCAGCAATACGAGCAAGGCAATCACAAGAACAACCAGGAGCCATCCATATCGGAGAGCAGTCAAGACCCTTGGGACGGTATTTCTTCCATAGGACTTTTTGCTCCTGCCAATGCACAGACCTTTGAGCAATTCCCAGAGGATGAATCATCCAAGAAGAAAAAGAAGAAACGCAGAAGAGGCTTTAGCCTTTGA
- a CDS encoding plasmid mobilization protein has protein sequence MTSMQEQNRRKGGRPPTGRVRKLSKSVTVKFSKPSYEALRLRARKANRKLAEYIRESALNGEVVSGHNAETVAIAKNLIGMANNLNQLTKLSHQRGFHETHVFVVDLLRRLKAILGEYRQASYKPKPGSMGRKEDTT, from the coding sequence ATGACAAGCATGCAGGAACAGAACAGGAGAAAGGGTGGAAGACCGCCCACAGGCAGGGTTCGCAAGCTGTCGAAGTCTGTCACGGTGAAGTTCTCGAAGCCAAGCTACGAGGCTTTGAGACTGAGGGCGAGAAAAGCCAACCGCAAGTTGGCGGAATACATCCGTGAGTCCGCCTTGAACGGTGAGGTGGTCAGCGGACACAACGCAGAGACGGTAGCCATCGCTAAGAACCTCATTGGCATGGCAAACAACCTCAACCAACTTACCAAGCTGTCGCATCAGAGAGGCTTCCACGAAACCCATGTATTTGTGGTGGACTTGTTGAGAAGATTGAAAGCAATCCTTGGCGAGTATCGCCAAGCAAGTTATAAACCGAAGCCAGGCAGTATGGGCAGAAAGGAGGATACCACATGA
- a CDS encoding helix-turn-helix domain-containing protein produces the protein MGFIVFEEEAFNYLDAQLENFVKRMDRIRERSEDKTMNKWLDTQDVCQTLNICPRTVQTLRDNGTLAYTQISHKTYYKPEDVMAIVAVVEDKKKDMRFRKRTG, from the coding sequence ATGGGATTCATCGTATTCGAGGAAGAGGCATTCAACTATCTTGATGCCCAGTTGGAGAACTTCGTGAAGCGCATGGACAGAATCCGTGAGCGCAGTGAGGACAAGACCATGAACAAGTGGCTCGACACGCAGGACGTGTGTCAGACGCTCAACATCTGCCCACGGACAGTGCAGACGCTTCGGGACAACGGAACTTTGGCTTATACGCAAATCAGCCACAAGACCTACTACAAGCCGGAGGACGTGATGGCTATCGTAGCAGTAGTGGAGGACAAGAAAAAGGACATGCGCTTTCGCAAGCGCACAGGTTAG
- a CDS encoding helix-turn-helix domain-containing protein produces MSNEVMTRNSEWMNHIVNHLNRMVDNFERAVMNYRPMLGGERFMTDKELCARLQLSRRTLQDYRNNGVIPYIQLGGKILYRESDIQKILMANYREAYRMKGL; encoded by the coding sequence ATGAGCAATGAAGTAATGACAAGAAACAGCGAGTGGATGAACCACATCGTGAACCACCTCAACCGAATGGTTGACAATTTTGAACGTGCCGTGATGAACTACCGCCCCATGCTTGGCGGTGAGCGCTTCATGACGGACAAGGAGCTTTGTGCCAGGCTGCAACTGAGCCGAAGAACCCTGCAGGACTACCGAAACAACGGTGTCATCCCGTATATCCAGCTTGGCGGAAAGATACTCTACCGCGAGTCCGACATTCAGAAGATTCTGATGGCTAACTATCGTGAGGCGTACAGAATGAAGGGCTTGTAG
- a CDS encoding site-specific integrase → MRSTYKQFYYINRGRVKADGTTSIFCRITIDGKVSAIATGLYCAPEEWDTKKGEAKNARVNGQLQAFRLRIDEAYEQATKEKGIVTAEILKNVIVDANTIPMTLLATGEEERERLRLRSIRINSTSSYRQSKTSQLNLREFIGLRGMNDIAFEDLTEEFGKSYKLFLIGKGYSASNTNHNLCWLQRLVYIAVDRGLLKFNPLEDVGYEKKGSPKRRHISRNDLLLIMETPMEDKALELARRMFVFSSLTGLAYVDLRNLYPHHIGMTADGRKYIREKRAKTNNEAFIPLHPIAEQIMSLYNTADDSKPVFPLSSRDSMWFEFHSLGVALGINENLTAHVARHTFGVNMVTSGISMESIAKMMGHSNLRSTQVYAVITDDKISKDMDKLMQRRETKETDQNKNKEDGK, encoded by the coding sequence ATGAGAAGTACATACAAGCAGTTTTATTATATCAACCGTGGCAGAGTAAAGGCAGACGGAACCACATCTATATTTTGCCGTATCACGATTGACGGCAAAGTGTCAGCCATAGCAACAGGTCTTTACTGTGCTCCCGAAGAATGGGACACGAAAAAAGGTGAAGCCAAGAATGCAAGAGTGAACGGACAACTGCAAGCGTTCAGACTAAGAATTGACGAAGCCTACGAGCAGGCAACAAAGGAAAAGGGCATCGTTACCGCCGAGATTCTGAAGAATGTTATTGTTGATGCAAATACTATCCCGATGACATTGCTTGCCACTGGCGAGGAGGAGCGTGAACGCCTTAGGCTGCGCTCTATCCGTATTAACTCAACATCTTCTTATCGCCAATCTAAGACATCGCAGCTAAACTTGCGAGAGTTCATCGGGTTACGAGGAATGAATGACATTGCATTTGAAGATTTGACTGAGGAATTTGGCAAATCTTATAAGTTGTTCTTGATTGGCAAAGGGTATAGTGCATCCAATACGAACCATAATCTTTGTTGGCTGCAACGCTTGGTTTATATCGCTGTTGACAGAGGTCTGCTGAAATTCAATCCATTGGAAGATGTCGGATATGAAAAGAAAGGCTCACCAAAGCGTAGACATATATCCAGAAATGACTTGCTGCTCATTATGGAGACTCCTATGGAGGATAAGGCTTTGGAGTTGGCACGAAGAATGTTTGTTTTCTCCAGCCTTACAGGTTTGGCTTATGTCGATTTACGTAACCTGTATCCACACCATATCGGGATGACGGCAGACGGTAGAAAATACATCCGTGAGAAAAGAGCAAAGACCAACAACGAAGCGTTCATTCCCTTGCACCCGATAGCTGAACAAATAATGTCGCTATACAATACAGCGGATGATAGCAAACCTGTTTTCCCTCTTTCTTCACGTGATTCCATGTGGTTTGAATTTCATTCACTCGGTGTGGCTTTGGGTATAAATGAGAACCTTACCGCACACGTTGCAAGACATACATTCGGAGTAAACATGGTTACTTCGGGCATATCAATGGAAAGCATCGCCAAGATGATGGGGCATTCCAACCTGCGAAGCACCCAGGTCTATGCCGTCATCACCGATGACAAGATATCCAAGGACATGGACAAGCTGATGCAGCGCAGAGAAACAAAAGAAACTGACCAGAATAAAAATAAGGAGGACGGGAAATGA
- a CDS encoding site-specific integrase encodes MKVEKFKVLLYLKKSGLDKNGKAPIMGRITLNRTMAQFGCKLSCTPKLWNPRESRLDGKSKEAVEVNAKIDKLLLAINSAYESLVERKTDFDAKAIKDLFQCSADTQMTLLKQLDAIIADIESRIGIDYKKGTLPNYQYTRLTLVLFVKKRYGTDDVAFGELDEQFIREYMDFCLDERGLALDTVRHYLAILKKTCRIAFKAGHSERYHFMHFKLPQKKENPPKALTREDFLKIRDLEIPERRKSLALTRDLFLFACYTGTAYADTVSITEENLFRDEEGSLWLKYHRKKNKMLARVKLLPEALAMLEKYKDPTRPTLLPPQEFRVLRGNMKSLRVLSGISMDLVYHVGRHSFASLVTLEEGVPIETISRMLGHNNIQTTQIYARVTPKKLFEDMDKFIEANKDFKFVL; translated from the coding sequence ATGAAAGTTGAAAAATTCAAGGTGCTGCTCTACCTCAAAAAGAGCGGATTGGACAAGAACGGTAAGGCTCCCATCATGGGACGCATCACCCTCAACCGAACAATGGCGCAGTTCGGTTGCAAGTTGTCATGTACGCCAAAGTTATGGAATCCACGTGAGAGCAGACTTGACGGCAAGAGCAAGGAGGCTGTGGAAGTGAACGCCAAGATTGACAAGCTGTTGCTGGCAATAAACTCAGCCTACGAGTCACTTGTGGAGCGCAAGACGGATTTTGACGCAAAGGCGATAAAGGATCTGTTTCAATGCAGTGCAGACACTCAGATGACCTTGTTGAAGCAGCTTGACGCCATCATTGCGGACATTGAGTCAAGAATCGGCATCGACTACAAGAAAGGCACGCTGCCAAACTACCAGTACACTCGCCTGACATTGGTATTGTTCGTCAAGAAGCGTTATGGAACTGACGATGTGGCATTCGGTGAGCTTGACGAGCAGTTTATCCGTGAGTACATGGACTTTTGCTTGGACGAGAGAGGTCTTGCACTTGATACAGTCCGCCACTATCTCGCCATCTTGAAGAAGACCTGCCGAATAGCTTTCAAGGCAGGACACTCCGAGCGTTATCATTTCATGCACTTCAAGCTACCTCAAAAGAAAGAGAATCCACCAAAGGCATTGACACGTGAGGACTTCCTGAAAATTCGTGACCTCGAAATACCAGAGCGAAGAAAATCGTTGGCTTTGACCCGTGACCTTTTTCTTTTCGCCTGCTATACAGGCACGGCTTATGCCGATACTGTTTCTATCACGGAAGAAAACCTCTTTCGTGATGAGGAGGGCAGCCTTTGGCTGAAATACCACAGAAAGAAGAACAAGATGCTTGCACGTGTGAAGTTACTGCCAGAGGCGCTTGCCATGTTGGAGAAATACAAAGACCCGACAAGACCTACTCTTTTACCGCCACAGGAATTTCGAGTGCTGAGAGGTAACATGAAAAGTCTCCGAGTACTATCTGGCATAAGTATGGATTTGGTCTATCATGTTGGACGGCACAGTTTCGCATCGCTCGTTACGCTCGAAGAAGGTGTTCCGATAGAGACTATCAGCAGAATGCTTGGTCACAACAACATTCAGACCACGCAAATCTATGCACGTGTCACCCCGAAAAAGCTATTTGAGGATATGGACAAGTTCATCGAAGCTAACAAGGACTTCAAGTTTGTCCTGTAA